DNA from Candidatus Methylomirabilis limnetica:
ATTCTCCAGCATGGTAGCATATAGCCATGACAGTCAAACTGAAAGATATGCGACCCGAAGGAGTAGTGACCCGGATCGGCAAGGGGGCGCGAGTCGTGATTCCAGCCGCGCTCCGTAAAGCACTCGCGCTTCACCCGGGCGACCTTGTGGTCCTTCAGGTCGAGCAGGACA
Protein-coding regions in this window:
- a CDS encoding AbrB/MazE/SpoVT family DNA-binding domain-containing protein translates to MTVKLKDMRPEGVVTRIGKGARVVIPAALRKALALHPGDLVVLQVEQDTLRLIPLRQAIAEAQHRVRQYIPVGTALTESLLQERRREAQRE